One stretch of Glycine soja cultivar W05 chromosome 7, ASM419377v2, whole genome shotgun sequence DNA includes these proteins:
- the LOC114419795 gene encoding uncharacterized protein LOC114419795 isoform X1, protein MARFSLDEISDTGAFVRSASTFRNWISRDLNSQFPPESGRYHLYVSYACPWASRCLAYLNIKGLNKAISFSAVKPIFERTNESDDYKGWVFPESETEVPGAEPDMLNGAKTIRELYEIASANYTGKYTVPVLWDKKLKTIVNNESSEIIRMFNTEFNSIAENPTLDLYPTDLKPQIDDTNEWIYTSINNGVYKCGFAKKQEPYNEAARQLYGALDKCEDILSKQRYICGNTLTEADIRLFVTLIRFDEVYAVHFKCNKKLLREYPNLFNYTKDIFQIPGISSTVNMEHIKLHYYESHPSINPFGIIPVGPNIDYSAPHDRERFSA, encoded by the exons ATGGCTCGATTTTCATTGGATGAGATATCAGACACTGGTGCCTTTGTGAGATCTGCTTCCACATTCAGAAATTGGATTTCGAGGGACCTGAATTCGCAATTTCCACCAGAATCAGGGAGGTATCATCTCTATGTATCATATgcttgtccttgggcttccagGTGCCTTGCTTACTTGAATATTAAAGGACTTAACAAAGCTATCAGTTTCTCG GCCGTCAAGCCCAtctttgaaagaacaaatgaaTCTGATGACTATAAGGGGTGGGTTTTTCCTGAATCAGAAACTGAGGTGCCTGGAGCTGAACCTGATATGTTGAATGGAGCAAAGACTATTAGGGAACTTTATGAAATTGCAAGTGCAAACTACACCGGAAAGTACACTGTTCCA GTTCTGTGGGATAAGAAACTCAAGACAATTGTTAACAACGAGAGCTCAGAGATAATCCGCATGTTTAATACTGAATTCAACAGTATTGCAGAAAACCCCACCTTGGACTTGTATCCCACTGATTTAAAACCCCAAATTGATGATACCAACGAGTGGATATACACTAGTATAAATAATGGTGTTTATAAATGTGGGTTTGCAAAGAAGCAAGAACCATACAATGAG GCTGCAAGACAATTGTATGGGGCTTTGGACAAATGTGAGGATATACTAAGCAAGCAACGCTATATATGTGGCAACACACTCACTGAAGCAGACATTCGTTTGTTTGTCACTCTCATTAGATTTGATGAG GTTTATGCAGTTCACTTCAAGTGCAACAAAAAACTGTTGCGCGAATACCCGAATCTTTTCAATTACACTAAAGACATTTTCCAAATTCCTGGCATTAGTAGCACAGTGAACATGGAACATATAAAGTTGCATTACTATGAAAGTCATCCTTCTATCAATCCATTTGGGATCATTCCCGTAGGGCCAAATATTGATTATTCTGCTCCTCATGACAGAGAAAGGTTTTCTGCATAG
- the LOC114419795 gene encoding uncharacterized protein LOC114419795 isoform X2, whose protein sequence is MARFSLDEISDTGAFVRSASTFRNWISRDLNSQFPPESGRYHLYVSYACPWASRCLAYLNIKGLNKAISFSAVKPIFERTNESDDYKGWVFPESETEVPGAEPDMLNGAKTIRELYEIASANYTGKYTVPVLWDKKLKTIVNNESSEIIRMFNTEFNSIAENPTLDLYPTDLKPQIDDTNEWIYTSINNGVYKCGFAKKQEPYNEAARQLYGALDKCEDILSKQRYICGNTLTEADIRLFVTLIRFDETTKPVSEKQRS, encoded by the exons ATGGCTCGATTTTCATTGGATGAGATATCAGACACTGGTGCCTTTGTGAGATCTGCTTCCACATTCAGAAATTGGATTTCGAGGGACCTGAATTCGCAATTTCCACCAGAATCAGGGAGGTATCATCTCTATGTATCATATgcttgtccttgggcttccagGTGCCTTGCTTACTTGAATATTAAAGGACTTAACAAAGCTATCAGTTTCTCG GCCGTCAAGCCCAtctttgaaagaacaaatgaaTCTGATGACTATAAGGGGTGGGTTTTTCCTGAATCAGAAACTGAGGTGCCTGGAGCTGAACCTGATATGTTGAATGGAGCAAAGACTATTAGGGAACTTTATGAAATTGCAAGTGCAAACTACACCGGAAAGTACACTGTTCCA GTTCTGTGGGATAAGAAACTCAAGACAATTGTTAACAACGAGAGCTCAGAGATAATCCGCATGTTTAATACTGAATTCAACAGTATTGCAGAAAACCCCACCTTGGACTTGTATCCCACTGATTTAAAACCCCAAATTGATGATACCAACGAGTGGATATACACTAGTATAAATAATGGTGTTTATAAATGTGGGTTTGCAAAGAAGCAAGAACCATACAATGAG GCTGCAAGACAATTGTATGGGGCTTTGGACAAATGTGAGGATATACTAAGCAAGCAACGCTATATATGTGGCAACACACTCACTGAAGCAGACATTCGTTTGTTTGTCACTCTCATTAGATTTGATGAG accaccaaacctgtctcagaaaaacaacGATCTTGA